The following are from one region of the Klebsiella aerogenes genome:
- the mutS gene encoding DNA mismatch repair protein MutS, with protein sequence MSTIDNLDAHTPMMQQYLKLKAQHPEILLFYRMGDFYELFYDDAKRASQLLDISLTKRGASAGEPIPMAGIPHHAVENYLAKLVNQGESVAICEQIGDPATTKGPVERKVVRIVTPGTISDEALLQERQDNLLAAIWQDSKGFGYATLDISSGRFRLSEPADHETMAAELQRTNPAELLYAEDFAESSLIEGRRGLRRRPLWEFEIDTARQQLNLQFGTRDLVGFGVENAPRGLCAAGCLLQYVKDTQRTSLPHIRSITMERQQDSIIMDAATRRNLEITQNLAGGVDNTLSSVLDCTVTPMGSRMLKRWLHMPVRDTTVLVERQQTISALQERYTELQPVLRQVGDLERILARLALRTARPRDLARMRHAFQQLPLLREQLADVNCQPVQQLREKMGEFTELRELLERAVIDAPPVLVRDGGVIAPGYNEELDEWRALADGATDYLDKLEIRERERLGLDTLKVGYNAVHGYYIQISRGQSQHAPIHYVRRQTLKNAERYIIPELKEYEDKVLTSKGKALALEKQLYDELFDMLLPHLAELQASANALAELDVLVNLAERAETLNYSCPTFIDKPGIRITEGRHPVVEQVLKEPFIANPLQLAPQRRMLIITGPNMGGKSTYMRQTALIALLAYIGSYVPAQKVEIGPIDRIFTRVGAADDLASGRSTFMVEMTETANILHNATEHSLVLMDEIGRGTSTYDGLSLAWACAENLANKIKALTLFATHYFELTQLPEKMEGVANVHLDALEHGDTIAFMHSVQDGAASKSYGLAVAALAGVPKEVIKRARQKLRELESISPNAAATQVDGTQMSLLNAPEETSPALEALENLDPDSLSPRQALEWIYRLKSLV encoded by the coding sequence ATGAGCACAATCGACAATTTAGACGCCCACACCCCGATGATGCAGCAGTATCTGAAGCTGAAGGCTCAGCATCCGGAGATCCTACTGTTTTACCGAATGGGCGACTTTTACGAGCTGTTTTATGACGACGCTAAACGTGCGTCGCAGTTGCTCGATATCTCGCTGACCAAACGCGGCGCTTCCGCGGGTGAGCCGATTCCGATGGCCGGTATCCCCCATCATGCGGTGGAAAACTATCTCGCGAAACTGGTAAATCAGGGGGAGTCGGTCGCAATTTGCGAACAGATTGGCGATCCCGCCACCACCAAAGGGCCGGTGGAACGTAAAGTGGTACGCATCGTCACGCCAGGCACCATCAGCGATGAAGCGCTGTTGCAGGAGCGCCAGGACAACCTGCTAGCCGCCATCTGGCAGGACAGTAAAGGCTTCGGCTACGCGACGCTGGATATCAGCTCCGGGCGTTTTCGTCTAAGCGAACCGGCCGACCATGAAACCATGGCGGCGGAGCTGCAGCGTACCAATCCGGCGGAACTGCTGTATGCAGAAGACTTTGCCGAATCCTCGCTGATTGAAGGGCGCCGCGGCCTGCGCCGTCGCCCGCTGTGGGAATTTGAAATCGATACTGCGCGCCAGCAGCTCAATCTGCAGTTCGGCACCCGCGATTTAGTCGGCTTCGGCGTGGAAAACGCCCCGCGCGGCCTGTGCGCCGCTGGCTGCCTGCTGCAGTACGTCAAAGATACGCAACGCACCTCGCTGCCGCATATCCGCTCCATCACCATGGAACGCCAGCAGGACAGCATCATTATGGATGCCGCCACCCGCCGCAACCTGGAGATCACTCAGAATCTCGCTGGCGGCGTCGACAACACGCTGTCTTCGGTACTCGACTGCACGGTCACACCGATGGGCAGCCGTATGCTCAAGCGCTGGCTGCATATGCCGGTACGCGACACCACCGTGCTGGTTGAGCGCCAGCAGACCATCAGCGCATTACAGGAGCGCTATACCGAGCTGCAACCGGTGCTGCGCCAGGTCGGCGATCTCGAACGTATTCTGGCGCGCCTGGCGCTGCGTACCGCCCGCCCGCGCGATTTAGCCCGCATGCGCCATGCCTTCCAGCAGTTGCCGCTGCTGCGCGAGCAGTTGGCCGACGTCAACTGCCAGCCGGTACAACAGCTGCGCGAGAAAATGGGCGAGTTCACCGAACTGCGCGAGCTGCTGGAGCGCGCGGTCATCGATGCGCCGCCGGTACTGGTGCGTGATGGCGGCGTTATCGCGCCGGGTTATAACGAAGAACTTGATGAGTGGCGGGCGCTGGCCGATGGCGCGACCGATTATCTCGACAAACTGGAAATCCGCGAACGCGAGCGCCTGGGCCTGGATACCCTGAAGGTCGGCTACAACGCCGTACACGGCTACTATATCCAGATCAGCCGCGGTCAGAGTCAGCATGCGCCCATTCACTACGTGCGCCGCCAGACGCTGAAAAACGCCGAGCGCTACATTATTCCGGAACTGAAGGAATACGAAGATAAGGTTCTGACATCCAAGGGCAAGGCGCTGGCGCTGGAAAAACAGCTCTATGATGAACTGTTCGACATGCTGCTGCCGCATCTGGCCGAGCTGCAGGCCAGCGCCAACGCGCTGGCCGAGCTGGACGTACTGGTGAATCTCGCGGAACGCGCCGAGACCCTGAACTACAGCTGCCCAACCTTTATTGATAAGCCGGGCATTCGTATTACCGAAGGCCGCCACCCGGTGGTGGAACAGGTGCTGAAAGAGCCGTTTATCGCCAACCCGCTACAACTGGCGCCGCAGCGTCGCATGCTGATCATTACCGGTCCCAACATGGGCGGTAAAAGTACCTATATGCGCCAGACTGCGCTGATTGCACTGTTGGCCTATATCGGTAGCTATGTACCGGCGCAGAAAGTAGAGATTGGCCCGATCGACCGAATCTTTACCCGCGTCGGCGCGGCGGACGATCTGGCGAGTGGCCGTTCGACCTTCATGGTTGAAATGACCGAAACCGCCAATATTCTGCATAACGCTACCGAACATAGCCTGGTGTTGATGGACGAGATTGGCCGCGGCACTTCCACCTACGACGGCCTGTCGCTGGCATGGGCCTGCGCGGAGAACCTGGCGAATAAAATCAAAGCGCTAACCCTGTTCGCCACCCACTACTTCGAGCTCACCCAACTGCCGGAGAAAATGGAAGGCGTGGCTAACGTCCACCTTGATGCGCTGGAACACGGCGATACCATCGCCTTTATGCACAGCGTGCAGGACGGCGCGGCCAGCAAGAGCTATGGTCTGGCGGTCGCCGCGCTGGCAGGGGTGCCGAAAGAGGTGATCAAGCGCGCGCGGCAGAAACTGCGCGAACTGGAAAGCATTTCGCCAAATGCCGCGGCGACACAAGTCGACGGCACGCAGATGTCACTGCTCAATGCGCCGGAAGAGACGTCACCTGCGCTGGAAGCGCTGGAGAATCTTGACCCGGATTCGCTGAGCCCGCGTCAGGCGTTGGAGTGGATCTATCGCCTGAAAAGCCTGGTGTAA
- a CDS encoding heme ABC transporter ATP-binding protein, translating to MDKCYRAQALSLRLGQRQVIDQVSLTLRGGEMTALIGPNGAGKSTLLRLLTGFLAPDDGERQLEGKRLEDWLPQALSRRRAVMLQRTELQADWTVETVIAMGRSPWETTANPQIIREVMTETGCDHLRGRRYPSLSGGEQQRVQLARSLAQLWRDGAPQGWLFLDEPTSALDLYYQQHLLRLLKRLTADGQLHVCVVLHDLNLAALWADRILLLHQGNVVAQGTPQEVIQQPIISRWYGADVRMGQHPEKAIPQVYLAP from the coding sequence ATGGATAAATGCTATCGGGCGCAAGCGCTATCGCTGCGGCTCGGCCAGCGCCAGGTGATCGACCAGGTTTCGCTGACGCTGCGCGGCGGCGAGATGACCGCGCTTATCGGCCCTAACGGCGCGGGCAAATCCACCCTGTTGCGGCTACTCACCGGTTTTCTCGCCCCGGACGATGGCGAACGTCAGTTGGAAGGTAAGCGCCTGGAGGACTGGCTGCCGCAGGCGCTGTCACGCCGTCGGGCGGTGATGCTCCAGCGCACTGAGCTGCAGGCTGACTGGACGGTGGAAACGGTTATCGCCATGGGACGCTCGCCGTGGGAAACGACCGCAAACCCGCAGATTATCCGCGAAGTCATGACGGAGACCGGCTGCGATCATCTGCGCGGCAGACGCTACCCGTCGCTTTCCGGCGGCGAACAGCAGCGGGTACAGTTGGCTCGCAGCCTCGCCCAACTATGGCGCGACGGCGCGCCGCAGGGGTGGTTGTTTCTGGACGAACCCACTTCGGCGCTGGACCTCTATTATCAGCAGCATCTGTTGCGCCTGCTCAAACGGCTGACCGCCGACGGCCAGTTACATGTCTGCGTCGTTCTGCACGACCTGAATCTCGCAGCGCTGTGGGCTGACCGAATCCTGCTGCTGCATCAGGGTAACGTCGTCGCGCAGGGTACGCCACAGGAGGTGATCCAACAGCCGATCATCAGCCGCTGGTACGGCGCGGATGTCAGAATGGGCCAGCATCCGGAAAAAGCTATCCCGCAGGTCTATCTGGCGCCCTGA
- a CDS encoding iron ABC transporter permease, with the protein MRPTLARHLLLMALLLVALTLFATTLGAMRLPLVNLLPSGDEILRHIWLTIRLPRVLLALLVGAALALSGCVMQGLFRNPLADPGLLGISSGAALAVACWLVLPLSVPALIALYMPMLAAFIGSLAVMVVIFILSRAGDGSLSRLLLVGIAINALCGALVGVLAWLSNDAQLRQLSLWGMGSLGQAEWPTLLVAASLIIPAAIAVWWMASYLNLLQLGDEEAHYLGVNVRALQRLLLLCSAVLVAAAVAISGVIGFIGLVVPHLMRMWLGADHRGLIPGSLLAGAILLLIADTLARTVAAPAEMPVGLLTSLLGAPWFMWLIFRREKRING; encoded by the coding sequence ATGCGCCCCACCCTCGCCCGTCATTTGCTGTTAATGGCGTTACTATTGGTCGCCCTGACGCTGTTCGCCACCACCCTCGGCGCGATGCGGCTACCGCTGGTCAACCTGCTGCCCTCCGGCGATGAGATCCTGCGCCATATCTGGCTGACGATCCGGCTGCCGCGAGTCCTGCTGGCGCTGCTGGTCGGGGCCGCGCTGGCGCTATCCGGCTGCGTGATGCAGGGGTTGTTTCGCAACCCGCTTGCCGATCCGGGGCTGCTTGGCATCAGCAGCGGCGCGGCGCTGGCGGTGGCCTGTTGGCTGGTGCTGCCGCTGTCGGTACCGGCGCTCATCGCCCTGTATATGCCGATGCTGGCGGCGTTCATCGGCAGCCTGGCGGTGATGGTGGTGATTTTTATCCTCAGCCGGGCGGGCGACGGTTCGCTGTCGCGGCTGCTGCTGGTGGGGATCGCGATTAACGCATTATGCGGCGCGCTGGTCGGCGTGCTGGCCTGGCTGAGCAACGATGCTCAGCTGCGCCAGCTTTCATTATGGGGAATGGGTAGCCTCGGCCAGGCCGAATGGCCGACGCTGCTGGTGGCGGCCAGCTTGATTATTCCGGCAGCGATCGCGGTGTGGTGGATGGCGTCATACCTCAATCTGCTGCAGCTCGGCGATGAAGAGGCGCACTACCTCGGCGTCAACGTGCGGGCGCTACAGCGGCTGCTGCTGTTGTGCAGCGCGGTACTGGTCGCGGCGGCGGTCGCCATCAGCGGCGTGATCGGCTTCATCGGCCTGGTGGTCCCGCATCTGATGCGCATGTGGCTGGGGGCGGATCATCGCGGGCTGATCCCCGGTTCATTACTGGCGGGAGCGATTCTGCTGCTGATTGCCGATACCCTGGCGCGCACCGTCGCCGCGCCCGCGGAGATGCCGGTAGGCCTGTTAACCAGCCTGCTCGGCGCGCCGTGGTTCATGTGGCTGATATTTCGTCGGGAGAAACGAATCAATGGATAA
- a CDS encoding hemin ABC transporter substrate-binding protein, giving the protein MKRGLILLAALPLFASAAAERIVSLGGDVTEIVYALNAGQQLVAKDSTSTWPAAAQKLPDVGYLRQLNAEGILSLRPQLVLASAQAQPSLVLQKVQDSKVTVVNVPGGDNLAAIDNKIAVIAEALGKTPAGDVLRQQLRQQIAAIPTQPIAKRVLFILSHGGMNTMVAGQHTAADGAISAAGLQNAMQGFDHYRAMSQEGVAASQADLVVISADGLKGMGGEAGLWKLPGLAQTPAGRHKQLLVIDDMALLGFGPRTPQAVTELRDKAEQLP; this is encoded by the coding sequence ATGAAACGCGGGTTAATACTGCTTGCCGCTCTACCGCTGTTCGCTAGCGCGGCCGCCGAACGGATTGTCTCTCTCGGCGGCGACGTCACTGAAATCGTCTACGCGCTGAACGCCGGGCAGCAACTGGTGGCGAAAGACAGCACCAGCACCTGGCCCGCCGCCGCGCAGAAGCTGCCGGACGTCGGCTACCTGCGGCAGTTGAATGCCGAAGGGATCCTCTCCTTACGCCCGCAGCTGGTACTGGCCAGCGCGCAGGCGCAGCCATCGCTGGTGCTGCAAAAGGTGCAGGACAGTAAGGTTACGGTCGTCAACGTGCCGGGCGGTGATAACCTCGCCGCCATCGATAACAAAATCGCCGTTATCGCCGAGGCGTTAGGCAAAACGCCTGCGGGCGACGTATTGCGCCAGCAGCTACGTCAGCAAATCGCCGCCATTCCCACGCAGCCTATCGCGAAACGGGTGCTATTTATCCTCAGCCATGGCGGGATGAATACCATGGTTGCCGGGCAACACACCGCCGCCGATGGCGCGATTAGCGCCGCCGGGTTGCAAAACGCGATGCAGGGTTTCGACCACTATCGCGCGATGTCGCAGGAAGGGGTAGCCGCCAGCCAGGCGGATCTGGTGGTGATCTCCGCCGATGGCCTCAAAGGAATGGGTGGCGAAGCCGGGTTATGGAAGCTGCCAGGACTGGCGCAAACCCCGGCGGGCCGCCATAAACAGCTGCTGGTGATCGACGATATGGCTCTGCTCGGCTTCGGCCCGCGCACGCCGCAGGCGGTTACCGAGCTGCGGGATAAAGCGGAGCAACTGCCCTGA
- a CDS encoding hemin-degrading factor: MQNAHNDLWQRYQATKASSTAKYARDIAAEMGISEAELTAARVGRDAVRLSNDVRAIIAALEKVGETKCICRNEYAVHEQVGEFTHQHLSGHAGLVLNPRALDLRLFLSQWSSVFHLSDNGRQSIQFFDPHGDALLKVYATGQTDMAAWETLVAGFSEAPSAPLTVRPADNVKYADSADGAALENEWRAMTDVHQFFGLLRKHNLSRQQAFRLVSDDLACHIDNHALPRLLETVRQDGNEIMIFVGNRGCVQIFTGALEKLAPMRGWINIFNSAFTLHLREDSVDEVWVTRKPTSDGHVTSVELFAKDGTQIAQLYGQRSEGHPEQAQWRTQVARLCAEGLPA, translated from the coding sequence ATGCAAAACGCACACAACGATCTGTGGCAGCGCTACCAGGCCACTAAGGCCAGTTCTACCGCCAAATATGCCCGCGACATCGCCGCTGAAATGGGGATTAGCGAGGCCGAGTTGACCGCCGCCCGCGTTGGCCGCGATGCCGTGCGCCTGAGCAACGACGTGCGGGCGATTATCGCCGCCCTGGAGAAGGTCGGCGAAACCAAATGCATCTGCCGTAACGAGTACGCGGTGCATGAACAGGTCGGCGAATTTACCCATCAACACCTGAGCGGGCACGCCGGGCTAGTGCTTAACCCGCGTGCGCTCGATCTGCGCCTGTTCCTCAGCCAGTGGTCCAGCGTTTTCCATCTCAGCGATAATGGCCGCCAAAGCATTCAGTTCTTCGACCCGCACGGCGACGCGCTGCTGAAGGTCTACGCAACCGGGCAAACCGATATGGCGGCCTGGGAGACACTCGTCGCCGGATTCAGCGAGGCGCCGTCAGCCCCCCTGACTGTTCGCCCGGCCGATAACGTGAAATACGCCGACTCCGCCGACGGCGCGGCGCTGGAAAACGAGTGGCGCGCGATGACCGATGTCCATCAGTTCTTCGGCCTGCTGCGTAAGCACAATCTTTCCCGCCAGCAAGCCTTCCGCCTGGTGAGCGACGATCTCGCCTGCCACATCGACAACCATGCGCTGCCAAGGCTGCTGGAAACGGTTCGCCAGGACGGCAATGAAATCATGATTTTCGTCGGCAACCGCGGCTGCGTGCAAATTTTCACCGGCGCGCTGGAAAAGCTGGCGCCGATGCGCGGCTGGATCAACATCTTCAATAGCGCCTTTACCCTGCATCTGCGCGAAGACAGCGTTGATGAAGTCTGGGTGACCCGCAAACCGACCTCCGATGGCCACGTCACCAGCGTCGAACTGTTTGCCAAAGACGGTACGCAGATCGCCCAGTTGTACGGCCAGCGCAGCGAGGGTCACCCGGAACAAGCGCAGTGGCGTACGCAGGTGGCACGTCTGTGCGCGGAAGGGCTACCGGCATGA
- a CDS encoding TonB-dependent receptor, whose product MYKSTQSAAWRKKSLLVTSLLTAIAQNAAIAAETQPNTAANDADSMEQMVVTAPAPRLKAGSEHAVSAQELQDKGAKDFGSIMRYEPLISATGASGGSGNGKSGFDRGGYTGYNIRGLESNRVGIDVDGIAQPNATGRGYVGRSGLNTFGIGRDYIDPYMYGSVDIQSGATSTETANSSIGGNVSFRPKSADDYLRPGKTSAFGYQSGYDSSDRSWHNGVTVAGGDETLRGIFVYSRRDGQETRNNSGTVDAYPANWHSDAFMTSGIWQPNDEHKFTSTFDYYHKTNHSHFDSWDSSGNSVIGTANQTNQTRRWGLSLKDDWTPMNDYIDSVSTKVYYQHTEAHDWTWMPDSVTRNMQTVSSDYDTDTWGLQTALAKSIGRHDLSAGFNASTTKTQRPFSQSPTPSVYSEIMQPEADSRSYTLGGYVQDQINFDLDNHNFAIIPGVRVVHQSTKPEDLSDLSANSSVLTESSVANLYGKNSDTQVLPSLTFQYDITPRLMTYLQYQRGAQFPNASQLYGSWNLGSSYAGSQQYALIGNNDLKTETSDNIEWGMKGEVTTGITVRTALFYNSYKNFIAYTRYSRANNPGQFANVPSNIYTIYQAENRDKAYIYGGEISTKFNFGTWFEQVDGLSATLAYGYSEGKSKSSYYGDKYVDLDSVAPMKAIVGVAWDDPAKRYGTALTATFVKGKQATATSRESYNNTGSAIADSSTEYMRVPGYGMLDWTAYWQVAKNVRLNGGVYNITDRKYWDYLSSRNIETSTNQDANDKALAVMPGRTWQLGVNIDF is encoded by the coding sequence ATGTACAAATCGACTCAATCAGCAGCATGGCGCAAGAAAAGCCTGCTGGTGACTTCTTTGCTCACAGCAATCGCGCAGAATGCCGCCATCGCGGCTGAGACGCAACCAAACACTGCCGCCAACGACGCCGACAGCATGGAACAGATGGTGGTCACCGCTCCGGCTCCACGACTGAAAGCGGGCAGCGAGCACGCGGTAAGCGCTCAGGAACTACAGGATAAAGGCGCCAAAGACTTCGGTTCCATCATGCGTTATGAACCGCTCATCAGCGCTACCGGCGCCAGCGGCGGTTCCGGTAACGGTAAAAGCGGCTTCGATCGCGGCGGTTATACCGGCTACAACATCCGCGGCCTCGAAAGCAACCGTGTCGGTATCGACGTTGACGGCATCGCCCAACCGAATGCCACCGGCCGTGGCTACGTCGGCCGTTCCGGTCTCAACACCTTCGGCATCGGCCGTGATTATATCGATCCCTACATGTACGGCAGCGTCGATATTCAGTCCGGCGCCACCTCAACCGAAACGGCCAACAGCTCAATCGGCGGTAATGTCTCTTTCCGCCCCAAATCGGCGGATGATTATCTGCGCCCGGGCAAAACCAGCGCCTTCGGCTACCAGAGCGGCTACGACTCTTCAGACCGCAGTTGGCACAACGGCGTCACCGTCGCTGGTGGCGATGAAACGCTGCGCGGAATTTTCGTCTACAGCCGCCGCGATGGCCAGGAAACCAGAAACAACAGCGGCACCGTTGACGCCTACCCGGCGAACTGGCACTCCGACGCGTTTATGACCTCCGGTATCTGGCAGCCGAACGACGAGCACAAGTTTACCAGCACTTTCGACTACTACCATAAGACCAACCACAGCCACTTCGACTCGTGGGACTCCAGCGGCAACAGCGTGATCGGCACCGCCAACCAGACCAACCAAACGCGGCGCTGGGGGCTGAGCCTGAAAGATGACTGGACGCCGATGAACGATTACATCGACAGCGTCTCGACCAAGGTTTACTACCAGCATACCGAAGCTCACGACTGGACCTGGATGCCGGATAGTGTCACCCGCAACATGCAGACGGTGAGCTCTGACTACGACACCGATACCTGGGGCCTGCAAACCGCGCTGGCGAAAAGCATTGGCCGCCACGACCTGAGCGCCGGTTTTAACGCCAGCACGACGAAAACCCAACGGCCGTTTAGCCAGTCGCCGACCCCGAGCGTCTACAGCGAGATTATGCAGCCGGAAGCAGACAGCCGCAGCTACACCCTCGGCGGCTATGTGCAGGATCAGATCAACTTCGATCTTGATAACCACAACTTCGCGATTATCCCCGGCGTGCGCGTGGTGCATCAATCCACCAAACCGGAGGATTTGTCCGATCTTAGCGCCAACAGCAGCGTACTGACCGAATCATCAGTGGCGAATCTGTATGGTAAAAACAGCGACACCCAAGTGCTGCCGTCACTGACCTTCCAGTACGATATTACACCGCGCCTGATGACATATCTGCAGTACCAGCGCGGCGCGCAGTTCCCGAACGCCAGCCAACTGTACGGCTCGTGGAATTTGGGTTCCAGCTACGCCGGCAGCCAGCAGTACGCGCTTATCGGCAACAACGATCTGAAAACCGAGACCAGTGACAATATCGAATGGGGAATGAAGGGCGAAGTCACCACAGGCATCACCGTGCGTACCGCGCTGTTCTACAACAGCTACAAGAACTTCATCGCCTATACGCGTTATTCACGCGCCAACAATCCGGGCCAGTTCGCCAACGTACCGTCGAACATTTACACCATTTATCAGGCGGAAAACCGCGATAAGGCCTATATCTACGGCGGTGAAATCAGCACTAAATTTAACTTCGGCACGTGGTTTGAGCAGGTGGATGGCCTCAGTGCCACCCTCGCCTACGGCTATAGCGAAGGGAAATCGAAATCCAGCTACTACGGCGATAAATACGTCGACCTCGACAGCGTCGCGCCGATGAAAGCGATTGTCGGCGTAGCGTGGGACGATCCGGCCAAACGCTACGGGACCGCGCTGACTGCCACCTTCGTCAAAGGGAAGCAGGCGACCGCCACCAGCCGAGAAAGCTATAACAACACCGGCTCCGCCATCGCCGATTCCAGCACTGAGTATATGCGCGTACCGGGCTACGGCATGCTGGACTGGACCGCTTACTGGCAGGTGGCGAAAAACGTTCGCCTCAACGGTGGGGTATATAACATCACCGATCGCAAATACTGGGATTACCTGAGCAGCCGCAATATCGAGACCAGCACCAATCAGGATGCCAACGATAAAGCGCTGGCGGTGATGCCCGGACGGACCTGGCAACTGGGCGTGAACATCGATTTCTGA
- a CDS encoding SelT/SelW/SelH family protein, whose protein sequence is MSHKAAITITYCSQCNWMLRASWMAQELLHTFSTDIASVTLVPGTGGIFVVNVDGVQIWERKQDGGFPDAAELKRRVRDVCFPEKALGHVDKPTNPA, encoded by the coding sequence ATGAGTCATAAAGCGGCGATTACCATTACCTATTGTTCCCAGTGCAACTGGATGCTGCGCGCCAGCTGGATGGCTCAGGAACTACTGCATACCTTTAGCACCGACATTGCCTCGGTGACGCTGGTGCCGGGGACCGGCGGCATTTTTGTGGTGAACGTCGATGGTGTGCAAATCTGGGAACGTAAGCAGGATGGCGGTTTCCCGGACGCGGCCGAACTGAAAAGACGGGTGCGCGATGTCTGCTTCCCGGAAAAAGCGTTGGGGCATGTGGATAAACCGACTAATCCCGCATAA
- a CDS encoding nitrous oxide-stimulated promoter family protein, producing MTGKRIDREKKTIGNMIRLYQRRCSDARDDGEHYLALNAYADKRLDKCVFGEEKPACKQCPVHCYQPAKREEMKQIMRWAGPRMLWRHPILTLRHLIDDRRPVPELPEKYRPKK from the coding sequence ATGACGGGTAAACGCATCGATCGTGAAAAGAAGACGATCGGCAATATGATTAGGCTTTATCAGCGCCGCTGTTCGGATGCCCGCGATGATGGCGAGCATTACCTGGCGCTTAACGCCTACGCCGATAAACGCCTGGATAAGTGCGTATTTGGCGAAGAGAAACCGGCCTGCAAGCAGTGCCCAGTACACTGCTATCAACCGGCGAAGCGCGAAGAGATGAAGCAGATCATGCGCTGGGCTGGCCCGCGGATGCTCTGGCGTCACCCGATTCTGACCCTTCGCCACCTGATTGACGACAGACGGCCGGTGCCGGAACTGCCGGAAAAGTATCGTCCAAAAAAATAG
- a CDS encoding metal ABC transporter permease, protein MLNTLLEPLQFPFMVNAMLVAVIVAVPCALLSVFLVLKGWALMGDAMSHAVFPGVVLAYTIGIPFAIGAFIAGLFCAVATGFLDDNSRIKRDTIMGIVFSGMFGAGLVLYVAIQSEVHLDHILFGDMLGISGSDIGQTAAIALVIALIIGLKWRDFLLHAFDPNQAKASGLRCGLLHYGLLCMIALTIVATLKSVGIILSISLLIAPGAIALLLTRRFVSALLLATAIASGCSLAGVWLSFYLDSAPAPTIVVLFTALFVLAFVASTIRDSKKQRASAAIPGGS, encoded by the coding sequence CTGTTGAATACGCTGCTCGAACCGTTACAGTTCCCGTTTATGGTTAACGCCATGTTGGTGGCGGTTATCGTCGCCGTCCCTTGCGCGCTGCTGTCGGTATTTTTGGTCTTAAAAGGCTGGGCGCTGATGGGCGATGCCATGAGCCACGCGGTCTTTCCGGGAGTAGTGCTGGCCTACACTATCGGCATCCCCTTCGCCATCGGCGCGTTTATTGCCGGGTTGTTCTGCGCCGTCGCCACCGGCTTTCTCGATGATAACAGCCGTATCAAGCGCGATACCATCATGGGGATCGTCTTCTCAGGTATGTTCGGTGCGGGGCTGGTGCTATACGTGGCGATTCAATCCGAGGTCCATCTCGATCACATCTTGTTTGGCGATATGTTGGGGATATCCGGCAGCGATATTGGGCAAACGGCGGCGATTGCCTTGGTCATTGCGTTGATTATCGGCCTTAAATGGCGCGATTTTTTGCTGCACGCTTTTGACCCGAACCAGGCCAAAGCCAGCGGCCTGCGCTGCGGGCTGTTGCATTATGGTCTGTTGTGCATGATCGCGCTGACGATTGTCGCGACGCTTAAGTCGGTGGGGATTATTTTGTCGATTTCGCTGCTGATTGCGCCCGGGGCTATCGCCCTGCTGCTGACCCGGCGCTTTGTCAGCGCGCTGCTGCTGGCAACGGCGATCGCGTCAGGATGTTCGCTGGCGGGCGTCTGGCTGTCGTTTTATCTCGATAGCGCCCCGGCGCCGACCATCGTGGTGCTGTTTACCGCCCTGTTTGTGCTGGCCTTTGTCGCAAGCACAATCCGTGATAGTAAAAAACAGCGGGCTTCAGCAGCGATCCCCGGTGGCAGCTAA